The following coding sequences lie in one Metallumcola ferriviriculae genomic window:
- a CDS encoding cytochrome c3 family protein translates to MLKLQGDKPRKIIKQEKEEEKPIMKKFTMLLVLAMVLSLTVGIAVAMAAPGNYDDATDYPAGQSPADAVSAIGTNLETGEVTPADADGTYTGTNAHQSNTVTAGTYGQSEDVINRAKSDGVNDDLYIHGQFKKATNACASCHMTHTAAGDKLLIQNGIYNTCTACHDGTLGKLSVFDMPGDADFDVTNVLGWDNIGGGSFGGAFNAAENASMHMPTGALEVAAAPGGNRQAQGTDLLGNVVDTASWTAEFTCASCHQPHGSASDRLLTNNPANIGRLDVQIYDWADSDSDGVWNAVYDVTGDGVDASDTVLTGPWARGEAYRHGETQTVVFKAIYAADVQAMLDGQAPSDPDTKDFVYGQTISLLADDYQAHEFAVNYIDAYGQLKSTETAAGPYKIAIVPAVVAKVLEGEFVADGDISNNNLTIADGTVTSLGDHNGEGYIQGLDGQITKWTGSQQAITNPKSDYDLTGITWFCAGCHTDYYADKFEDPENTGAALEGRYTTAYRHTINRGALGSDPASQQFVWESGYSHGNPGDTLTCLSCHYAHGTSQQIMRNADDTKALAADVNPSSALKRYVNMAVCWKCHIDNHNGTFLHDEGYYSADTQAIQASNGSELVPTN, encoded by the coding sequence ATGTTAAAACTGCAAGGTGACAAACCAAGAAAAATAATTAAGCAAGAGAAAGAGGAGGAGAAACCAATCATGAAGAAGTTTACTATGCTTCTCGTACTTGCAATGGTACTGTCATTGACAGTAGGTATTGCAGTAGCCATGGCAGCACCTGGTAACTATGATGATGCTACTGATTACCCGGCTGGTCAAAGCCCAGCAGACGCTGTCTCTGCAATTGGCACAAATCTCGAAACAGGAGAAGTAACTCCGGCTGATGCTGATGGTACTTATACCGGTACTAACGCTCACCAGAGTAACACTGTTACTGCAGGTACTTACGGTCAAAGTGAAGATGTAATCAATCGTGCTAAGAGTGACGGCGTTAACGACGACCTGTACATTCATGGCCAGTTCAAAAAAGCTACTAACGCTTGTGCATCCTGCCACATGACACACACCGCAGCAGGCGACAAGTTGTTAATCCAAAACGGTATTTATAATACCTGTACTGCTTGCCATGATGGTACTTTAGGTAAGCTGAGCGTATTTGATATGCCGGGCGACGCTGACTTTGATGTTACTAATGTATTAGGTTGGGATAACATCGGCGGCGGTTCCTTTGGCGGCGCATTCAATGCTGCTGAAAATGCTTCCATGCATATGCCTACCGGTGCTTTAGAAGTAGCTGCCGCTCCTGGTGGTAATCGTCAGGCGCAAGGTACTGACTTGTTAGGTAATGTTGTGGATACAGCTTCCTGGACTGCTGAATTCACTTGCGCTTCCTGTCACCAGCCGCACGGTTCTGCTAGTGACCGTCTACTGACCAACAACCCGGCTAATATCGGTCGTTTAGATGTTCAAATTTACGACTGGGCTGACTCTGATAGTGATGGCGTTTGGAACGCAGTTTATGATGTAACCGGTGACGGAGTAGATGCTAGTGATACAGTATTAACTGGTCCTTGGGCTCGCGGCGAAGCTTATAGACACGGCGAAACCCAGACAGTGGTATTCAAAGCTATCTATGCAGCCGACGTCCAGGCAATGCTCGACGGTCAGGCACCTAGCGATCCTGATACGAAAGACTTTGTCTATGGCCAAACCATCAGCTTGCTTGCTGATGACTATCAGGCTCATGAATTTGCCGTAAACTACATTGACGCCTACGGTCAGCTTAAGTCCACCGAAACTGCTGCTGGTCCGTATAAGATTGCTATCGTTCCGGCTGTAGTAGCTAAAGTTCTGGAAGGTGAATTCGTAGCTGATGGCGATATTTCAAATAATAATCTTACTATTGCTGACGGCACTGTAACTTCCCTCGGCGATCATAATGGCGAAGGTTATATTCAAGGTCTTGACGGACAGATTACCAAGTGGACTGGTTCTCAGCAGGCTATTACCAATCCTAAGTCTGACTACGACCTGACCGGTATTACTTGGTTCTGCGCAGGTTGTCACACTGACTACTATGCAGACAAGTTTGAAGATCCCGAAAACACCGGCGCTGCTTTAGAAGGCCGTTACACCACTGCATATCGCCACACTATTAACCGTGGTGCATTAGGTAGCGATCCTGCTAGCCAGCAGTTCGTCTGGGAATCCGGCTATTCTCACGGTAATCCCGGCGATACTTTGACCTGTCTCTCCTGTCACTATGCTCACGGTACTTCTCAGCAGATTATGCGTAACGCTGATGATACTAAAGCATTGGCTGCCGACGTTAACCCGTCCTCCGCGCTTAAGCGTTATGTGAACATGGCAGTATGCTGGAAGTGTCACATTGATAACCATAATGGCACATTCTTGCATGACGAAGGATACTATAGTGCTGATACTCAAGCCATTCAAGCTTCAAACGGTTCTGAGTTAGTTCCTACTAACTAA
- a CDS encoding 6-bladed beta-propeller, which translates to MANASVQQVRGVPRWLVHLIMILIFLLGTALFLFSYLFLKSPESLLTPLTGAVDQGSRPQFMIYGTFGEGQFKKPLDVTVMNERIYVSDSNNHRIQVFDYDGNFIKRFGTQGYGEGELQFPYGIVGDGNGQLYVADLYRGNISIFDRDGNFLKYFDDGGVLDGPGDLVIKDNKLYVTDINKSQVFVFDLDGKKLLEVGESGRSPGQLLAPNGITVDDQGNMYVVDTGNGRVEIFDAQGKLVKAFNGAPQGQPSVMVNPRGIGIRGDKLYVVSNLTHIVYTFSLDGERLDESFGEMGSMDNQFILPNGLFIDDNGRIYITDTANLRVAVWQ; encoded by the coding sequence ATGGCAAATGCATCAGTGCAGCAGGTACGCGGGGTGCCGCGATGGTTAGTTCATTTGATTATGATTTTAATATTTTTGTTGGGAACGGCATTATTTCTTTTTTCATATTTATTTCTTAAGTCACCGGAATCACTTTTAACCCCTTTGACCGGTGCTGTCGATCAAGGGTCCAGACCCCAGTTTATGATTTACGGTACCTTCGGTGAGGGACAGTTTAAAAAGCCGTTGGATGTAACGGTGATGAACGAGCGGATTTATGTCAGCGACAGCAACAACCATCGTATTCAGGTTTTTGATTACGACGGTAACTTTATTAAGCGTTTTGGTACCCAGGGTTACGGCGAGGGAGAGCTTCAATTTCCGTACGGTATTGTCGGTGATGGTAACGGACAGCTTTATGTGGCTGACTTGTACCGCGGCAATATATCCATCTTTGACCGGGACGGCAACTTCTTAAAGTACTTTGATGACGGCGGGGTTTTAGACGGTCCCGGAGATTTGGTGATAAAGGATAATAAGCTTTATGTGACTGATATTAATAAATCTCAAGTGTTTGTATTTGATCTTGATGGTAAGAAGCTATTGGAAGTCGGCGAATCCGGACGGAGTCCCGGGCAGTTGTTGGCACCGAATGGTATAACCGTGGACGACCAAGGGAATATGTATGTAGTTGATACCGGCAACGGTAGAGTTGAAATCTTTGATGCCCAAGGAAAATTGGTCAAAGCATTTAACGGTGCACCTCAGGGACAGCCCTCGGTGATGGTAAATCCTCGGGGTATTGGTATCCGCGGTGATAAATTGTATGTGGTCAGCAACCTGACGCATATAGTATATACATTTAGTTTAGACGGTGAGCGATTGGATGAAAGCTTTGGTGAAATGGGCAGTATGGATAATCAGTTTATCCTGCCTAACGGTTTGTTTATCGATGATAACGGCCGTATTTATATCACTGATACCGCTAATTTAAGGGTAGCTGTTTGGCAGTAA
- a CDS encoding tetratricopeptide repeat protein, whose amino-acid sequence METNNVVQQSEVSTAPAVGTVKKKYSWLVAFAMVLVTFIVVFGAGIGIGYKFFWTSGLDVARFQEQAQYYEKMVMENPNDPQQRVNLGFTYYQLRQYDDALKSYNAAIEIDPNFYPAYLNKGYLMVETKQYDAALEAFQQCVKLNPTDYRAHLNQGIAFYHLEMYDQAIGSISQAQILNEGAAEIHFWAGKVFEAMNDPASAKKAYQNAIKYDASYQEAKEALAALE is encoded by the coding sequence TTGGAAACCAATAATGTTGTACAGCAGAGTGAGGTGTCTACTGCCCCGGCGGTTGGAACGGTCAAGAAGAAGTATTCATGGCTGGTTGCTTTCGCGATGGTACTGGTAACTTTTATAGTGGTATTCGGTGCCGGCATCGGCATTGGCTATAAATTTTTCTGGACCAGCGGCTTAGATGTTGCGCGTTTTCAGGAGCAGGCGCAGTACTATGAGAAAATGGTTATGGAAAATCCTAATGATCCCCAACAGCGAGTAAACCTGGGCTTTACGTATTATCAATTAAGGCAGTACGATGATGCTCTTAAAAGTTATAATGCAGCTATCGAAATTGACCCTAACTTTTATCCCGCTTATTTAAACAAGGGATACCTCATGGTTGAAACAAAGCAGTATGATGCAGCTCTGGAAGCATTCCAGCAGTGTGTAAAATTAAACCCAACCGATTATAGGGCTCATCTGAATCAAGGGATAGCTTTTTACCATCTGGAAATGTACGACCAGGCGATAGGTTCTATTTCCCAAGCCCAAATATTGAATGAAGGCGCGGCGGAAATTCATTTCTGGGCCGGTAAAGTGTTCGAAGCTATGAACGACCCGGCAAGTGCGAAAAAAGCATATCAAAATGCGATAAAGTATGATGCTAGTTATCAGGAAGCAAAGGAAGCGTTGGCAGCTTTAGAATAA
- a CDS encoding cytochrome c3 family protein, whose translation MTQHDQTTSSTSEGSVEPNKPKKKRVSIFTRIVHMSRIKLFFMALTAAVILLLIWFATPYGVKSFSSADTCNSCHVVEPEVKTWDASSHNRFDCAVCHEDYGLYATLGSAAKVGFTAGSKVVIDKIEQELQQRDVQLALAFDFDKGASLLDEKVAPVKDEVCLKCHSLTRQVTAGGLIVPHQKHVDKKIWCVSCHKGVAHGAVSGRSVSQKENDIGQLPVEMLMTPNATKPNMGTCMNCHERRKISKECETCHKYSVKPDSHGQDDFLQVHGKIARKDITECDSCHGYEPISVIPQKARSNAVEYARFNPFCRSCHGSKPPSHMKEEWIVVHGRDKELDGCFVCHDNTPLKGAPAAAKTNCNRCHYMKHREGWRRPHPIEVTTGPNKTCLSCHSERNCVACHTAAILK comes from the coding sequence ATGACGCAGCACGACCAGACGACATCAAGTACTTCGGAAGGCAGCGTAGAGCCGAATAAGCCAAAGAAAAAGAGAGTGAGCATCTTTACCAGGATCGTTCACATGAGCAGGATAAAATTATTTTTTATGGCACTGACGGCTGCTGTGATATTATTGTTAATCTGGTTTGCTACGCCGTATGGTGTGAAATCCTTCTCAAGCGCTGACACCTGTAATAGTTGTCACGTAGTAGAACCAGAAGTAAAGACCTGGGATGCATCATCTCATAATCGTTTTGATTGTGCAGTTTGTCACGAGGATTACGGTTTGTATGCGACATTGGGCAGTGCGGCCAAGGTGGGATTTACAGCTGGGTCAAAAGTAGTGATTGACAAAATTGAGCAGGAACTTCAGCAACGCGATGTTCAGCTTGCTCTGGCCTTTGATTTTGATAAAGGAGCCAGTTTATTAGATGAAAAAGTAGCCCCTGTAAAGGATGAAGTTTGCTTGAAGTGTCATAGCTTGACGCGTCAGGTAACGGCCGGGGGCTTGATTGTACCCCATCAAAAGCATGTGGATAAAAAGATCTGGTGCGTGTCCTGCCATAAAGGTGTCGCGCATGGTGCGGTATCCGGCAGGTCTGTTTCTCAAAAAGAAAACGATATTGGTCAGCTGCCCGTAGAAATGTTAATGACACCCAATGCAACCAAACCCAATATGGGGACTTGTATGAACTGTCATGAACGGCGCAAGATTTCCAAGGAGTGTGAAACCTGCCATAAATATTCGGTAAAGCCTGATAGTCACGGGCAGGATGACTTTTTGCAGGTACACGGCAAAATTGCCAGAAAAGATATTACTGAATGCGACAGTTGTCACGGGTATGAACCGATTTCGGTAATTCCCCAAAAAGCCAGAAGCAATGCGGTGGAGTACGCCCGCTTCAACCCATTTTGCCGCTCTTGTCATGGATCTAAACCACCATCGCATATGAAAGAGGAATGGATAGTGGTTCATGGAAGAGATAAGGAACTGGATGGCTGTTTTGTTTGCCATGACAATACTCCGTTGAAAGGGGCGCCGGCTGCGGCTAAGACAAACTGTAATCGCTGTCATTATATGAAACATCGCGAGGGTTGGCGGCGGCCCCACCCGATAGAAGTAACTACTGGCCCGAACAAAACATGTTTGTCTTGCCATTCCGAAAGAAACTGCGTGGCTTGTCATACAGCGGCTATATTAAAATAA
- a CDS encoding ABC1 kinase family protein has translation MAPFRRGQRHFRRYREIANVLAKHGFGYILDQTGLIDFLPKRTRLTADKDKLGAPERLLHVLEELGPTFVKLGQIMSTRADLLPEPYIKQLSKLQDDVPPLPFEEIEPVIMDEFNKPAAELFAVFDQTPLASASIGQVHKAVLHSGEAVVVKVQRPNIARKIETDLEILFNIARIAERRTGWGQLYQPVDIVEEFTQSIRNELDYLAEGRNAERFKKNFQTNDGVVIPGVHWQHSSKRVLVLEFMQGIKISNLEQLDREGYNRKEIAATVVNAMLQQVFEDGFFHGDPHPGNLAVLPEGKVLFMDFGQVGRVDSWLQERFSDLILALVRQDVNLIVRSLLKIGVVHKGINLQGLKKDVSRLQRKYYGVPMSQIKLGDTLTELLELTYTYQVRIPPEVTLLIKSMVTLEALVQVLDPDLSIVDIAEPYGKKLLRKRLSPRRLGSAASEQLLELGGLLTDLPSRLENVLSMLEGGRLKAQIDVQNFRTFINILNLISNRISISIIIASIIVGSSLMAQNTVSSALMRYPVVEVGFVIAVLMGLWLIFTIYRSGRY, from the coding sequence GTGGCACCGTTTAGAAGAGGGCAGCGGCATTTCCGGCGCTATCGGGAAATCGCCAATGTGCTGGCCAAGCACGGTTTTGGCTACATTCTCGATCAAACCGGCTTGATAGATTTTCTGCCTAAGCGAACGCGGCTGACCGCGGATAAAGATAAATTAGGGGCGCCTGAGCGGCTGCTTCATGTGTTGGAGGAATTGGGCCCGACATTTGTAAAGCTGGGGCAGATCATGAGTACTAGGGCAGATCTTTTGCCTGAGCCTTATATTAAACAGCTGAGTAAATTACAGGATGATGTACCGCCGCTGCCCTTTGAAGAGATAGAACCGGTAATTATGGATGAATTTAACAAGCCGGCAGCGGAATTATTCGCCGTTTTTGACCAAACTCCTTTGGCTTCGGCATCGATTGGACAGGTCCATAAAGCGGTGCTGCATAGCGGTGAAGCAGTGGTGGTAAAGGTACAACGCCCCAATATTGCTCGAAAGATTGAGACGGATCTGGAAATATTATTTAATATTGCCCGAATTGCCGAGCGGCGCACCGGCTGGGGGCAGTTGTACCAGCCGGTAGATATAGTCGAAGAGTTTACCCAATCCATCCGCAATGAATTGGATTATTTGGCGGAAGGCCGTAACGCCGAGCGCTTTAAAAAGAATTTCCAAACCAATGATGGGGTAGTCATCCCCGGGGTGCATTGGCAGCATAGCAGCAAAAGAGTGTTGGTGCTTGAGTTTATGCAGGGAATTAAAATTTCCAACTTGGAGCAATTGGACCGAGAAGGCTATAACCGCAAGGAAATCGCTGCCACTGTGGTCAATGCCATGCTGCAGCAGGTGTTTGAAGATGGCTTTTTTCACGGTGACCCTCATCCGGGCAATTTGGCGGTACTGCCTGAAGGCAAGGTATTATTTATGGACTTCGGTCAGGTAGGAAGGGTGGACAGCTGGCTGCAAGAGCGCTTTTCTGATTTGATTTTGGCTCTGGTAAGACAGGATGTCAACTTGATTGTGCGCAGTTTACTAAAAATCGGCGTGGTGCATAAGGGGATCAATCTACAGGGCTTAAAGAAAGATGTATCCCGGCTGCAGCGAAAATATTACGGTGTACCTATGAGCCAAATCAAGCTGGGTGATACGCTTACGGAACTGCTGGAGCTTACTTATACATACCAGGTACGGATACCGCCTGAGGTAACGCTGCTGATAAAGTCAATGGTCACCCTGGAGGCACTGGTACAAGTGCTTGATCCGGATTTAAGCATCGTAGATATAGCGGAACCTTACGGCAAAAAACTACTGCGAAAGCGCCTCTCCCCTCGTAGGCTGGGCAGCGCGGCGAGTGAGCAGCTGCTGGAACTAGGCGGGCTGCTCACTGATTTACCTTCAAGGTTGGAAAACGTCCTGTCCATGTTGGAAGGCGGACGATTGAAGGCTCAGATAGATGTGCAAAATTTCCGCACATTCATTAACATCCTAAACCTTATCAGCAATCGTATTTCCATCAGCATTATCATCGCCAGTATCATTGTGGGCTCGTCTCTAATGGCCCAGAATACCGTCAGCTCCGCGCTGATGCGCTATCCGGTGGTGGAAGTGGGTTTCGTGATTGCGGTACTGATGGGCCTGTGGTTGATATTTACCATTTATCGCAGCGGCAGGTATTAA
- a CDS encoding phasin family protein, translating into MLELLKRGLYLGIGAVSVTREKAEQLVQELVKKGEISTEEAKGLADQLVKRGEEERKNLRETVRQELDQLRKDFRFVSREEFEQLERRVQNIEEKLKE; encoded by the coding sequence GTGCTGGAGCTTCTTAAAAGAGGTTTGTACCTGGGAATTGGTGCCGTATCCGTCACCAGGGAAAAGGCTGAGCAGCTGGTGCAGGAGCTGGTCAAAAAGGGTGAGATAAGCACCGAGGAGGCTAAAGGGTTAGCAGACCAACTGGTCAAGCGCGGCGAAGAAGAACGGAAAAACCTGCGGGAGACGGTGCGACAGGAACTAGACCAACTTCGTAAAGACTTCCGGTTTGTAAGCCGGGAAGAGTTTGAGCAACTGGAACGCAGAGTACAGAATATTGAGGAAAAGTTAAAGGAATAA
- a CDS encoding DegV family protein, giving the protein MQKVKIITDSTAYLTKEQLAAYDITMVPLAVNLGNENFKEGEKYTNHQFFDKLRESKELFPTTSQPAAGEFKEAYETLSKEAESVVAILISSGISGTVQAAQTGAGLAEGTDVTVIDSYSTAGGLAFMVLEAASMAREGKGKEEIITTVEHMRDTLSTLFMVDTFEYLKRGGRIGGAQALVGTLLKIKPILYIRGKIDVFQKVRTRQKALGRVVEELDEFLKTCDINKARVAVLLVDCQDEAVKFGEQIKAKYPHLEFEYADIGPVVGSHVGPGTMGLAFCSLP; this is encoded by the coding sequence ATGCAGAAAGTAAAAATTATCACTGATAGTACTGCGTACCTGACTAAAGAGCAATTGGCGGCATATGATATTACTATGGTTCCCCTGGCAGTGAACTTGGGGAATGAAAACTTTAAAGAAGGAGAAAAATATACCAACCACCAGTTTTTCGATAAATTACGGGAGAGTAAAGAACTATTCCCAACCACATCTCAGCCTGCTGCCGGAGAGTTCAAAGAGGCCTATGAGACTTTGAGTAAAGAGGCGGAGAGTGTGGTAGCCATTCTGATATCTTCGGGTATCAGCGGAACCGTCCAGGCAGCTCAGACCGGTGCGGGACTGGCGGAAGGGACGGATGTTACTGTTATTGACTCTTATTCCACTGCCGGGGGCTTGGCGTTCATGGTGCTGGAAGCGGCAAGCATGGCTCGGGAAGGAAAGGGTAAAGAAGAGATTATCACAACCGTTGAACACATGAGAGACACACTGTCCACACTGTTTATGGTGGATACCTTCGAATATTTAAAAAGGGGCGGGCGAATCGGCGGCGCCCAAGCGTTGGTCGGGACACTGTTAAAGATTAAGCCCATTCTTTATATCCGGGGGAAAATTGATGTATTTCAAAAAGTGCGCACCCGTCAAAAGGCCTTGGGGCGTGTCGTGGAAGAGCTGGATGAATTCTTAAAAACTTGCGATATTAATAAGGCTAGGGTGGCTGTCCTGTTAGTGGATTGTCAAGATGAGGCAGTAAAGTTTGGCGAACAGATAAAGGCTAAGTATCCGCATTTGGAATTTGAATATGCCGATATCGGCCCGGTTGTAGGTTCTCATGTTGGACCGGGAACTATGGGTCTGGCATTCTGCAGTCTGCCATAG
- a CDS encoding chloride channel protein produces the protein MGDSKDKAQEQNPSTDSFNETVVETSQNLWHAFQTKHPLVETYTIVLFAILIGIIGGLGAIVFRYLIDFFRTLFGQGLGSSFTIFGAYGTYLKALLPAIGLVLVGIISNYFAKEVKGHGVPQILEALALRGGKIKPKVSFFGILAPAITIGSGGSVGQEGPIALIGASFGSVMGQVLKLPEKYISLFLACGASAGIAATFNAPIAGAFFGLEVVLGTYSLGSIVPIFIASVTGTVIFRQFMGSAPVLATPGYTVTHPTEILLMILLGIIAGFVGLAYTRGLTFSEDLFDDWEVPFWLKAIVGGIGVGILGLLFPQVLGVGYSTMETAVLGNIPLLSLILFFIFKFLATMLTIGAGGSGGVFAPSLYLGIMLGGIYGIAVSNLFPNLVSTPWIYTVIGMGAIFAASAQAPLTASTIILEITGDFHIAVGVMAATALSYLIHGSTIRDSMYTVKLTKRGIDILRGTDVRPTERIPVKLAMRPLEYAVYADDSIHKATRVLLQYEADLLVVLNRKEELVGILTQSNVRGATELQDQNITIRDIVQVNVKSIVANDNLEEAMRLFSFFHVKTLPVVDQDNHRKVVGILKHADVINAYSTRILHSMEATAKVTNYTENRDAQQKGGFRSFIVCESSPLADKCLCDITLPEEVVIVSIMRKGEVIIPHGYTIIKPYDTVLVFAVPARKLAGLHKLFAT, from the coding sequence ATGGGAGACAGCAAAGATAAAGCACAAGAACAAAACCCTTCAACTGACAGTTTCAATGAAACTGTAGTGGAGACCTCCCAAAACCTTTGGCATGCTTTCCAAACAAAGCATCCCTTGGTCGAAACCTATACCATTGTCCTTTTTGCCATATTAATCGGTATCATCGGCGGACTTGGTGCCATTGTGTTTCGGTATTTAATTGATTTTTTCAGGACTTTGTTTGGGCAAGGGTTAGGCAGCAGTTTTACCATCTTTGGCGCTTACGGCACTTATTTAAAGGCTCTTTTGCCCGCCATAGGCCTTGTATTGGTAGGAATTATCTCAAATTATTTTGCCAAAGAAGTAAAAGGGCATGGTGTACCGCAGATTTTGGAAGCATTGGCCTTACGCGGTGGAAAGATTAAACCCAAAGTATCTTTCTTCGGCATTCTTGCTCCGGCAATTACCATCGGTTCCGGCGGTTCTGTGGGCCAAGAGGGTCCCATTGCGCTGATTGGTGCATCTTTTGGTTCCGTAATGGGGCAGGTATTAAAGCTCCCCGAAAAATATATCAGCCTGTTTCTAGCCTGTGGGGCTTCAGCGGGTATTGCAGCAACCTTTAACGCTCCCATCGCGGGTGCTTTTTTTGGTCTTGAAGTAGTATTGGGTACTTATTCATTAGGTTCTATCGTTCCCATCTTTATTGCATCAGTAACCGGTACGGTAATATTTCGTCAATTTATGGGCAGCGCCCCGGTGCTTGCTACTCCGGGATATACTGTCACTCACCCTACTGAAATACTGCTGATGATTCTTTTGGGTATTATTGCCGGTTTTGTCGGTCTGGCATATACCAGGGGGCTGACATTTTCAGAAGATCTCTTTGATGACTGGGAGGTGCCATTTTGGCTTAAAGCAATAGTCGGCGGAATCGGCGTCGGTATCCTGGGTCTTTTGTTCCCGCAAGTTTTGGGTGTTGGCTATTCGACTATGGAAACAGCGGTGCTTGGTAATATTCCGCTTTTGAGCCTAATATTATTTTTCATCTTTAAATTCCTGGCAACAATGCTCACTATCGGTGCCGGCGGTTCCGGCGGCGTATTTGCCCCATCTCTTTATCTGGGTATCATGCTCGGTGGAATATATGGCATCGCAGTAAGTAACTTATTTCCAAATTTAGTTTCTACTCCGTGGATATACACAGTAATCGGTATGGGGGCTATTTTTGCTGCTTCAGCTCAGGCGCCACTGACTGCAAGTACCATCATCCTGGAGATCACCGGCGATTTTCATATTGCGGTAGGAGTAATGGCAGCGACAGCACTCAGTTATCTAATTCATGGTTCTACGATTCGTGATTCCATGTATACAGTTAAACTTACTAAAAGAGGGATTGATATTTTACGTGGTACTGACGTCAGACCTACTGAACGTATCCCGGTTAAGCTGGCCATGCGTCCGTTAGAGTACGCAGTTTATGCAGATGACAGTATTCATAAAGCTACGCGAGTATTACTACAGTATGAGGCGGATTTACTTGTGGTTTTAAACCGCAAAGAAGAATTGGTGGGTATTCTTACCCAGTCTAACGTGCGGGGAGCGACTGAGCTTCAAGATCAAAACATCACTATTCGTGACATTGTCCAGGTTAACGTTAAAAGTATTGTTGCCAATGACAATTTGGAAGAAGCCATGCGGCTGTTCAGTTTCTTCCATGTCAAAACCCTGCCGGTAGTGGATCAAGACAATCATCGCAAGGTGGTGGGCATTCTCAAACATGCTGACGTAATAAATGCCTACAGTACGCGTATCCTACACAGCATGGAAGCTACAGCCAAAGTCACCAACTATACTGAGAACCGTGATGCTCAACAAAAAGGCGGCTTTAGAAGTTTCATCGTCTGCGAGTCATCACCGCTGGCCGATAAATGTTTATGTGACATTACACTCCCCGAGGAAGTAGTAATTGTTTCCATAATGCGTAAGGGAGAGGTTATCATTCCCCATGGCTATACCATTATAAAACCTTATGATACAGTACTTGTCTTTGCTGTACCGGCCAGAAAGCTGGCTGGATTGCATAAATTATTTGCTACGTAG
- a CDS encoding DUF1540 domain-containing protein: protein MGRTSMTGDPISRVKCVVNGCEYWGNGDMCKASSIEIQTPKASNTEETDCATFAPKG from the coding sequence ATGGGCAGAACTTCAATGACCGGTGACCCTATTTCTCGGGTCAAATGTGTCGTGAACGGTTGCGAATATTGGGGTAATGGCGATATGTGCAAAGCCAGCTCCATTGAAATTCAAACACCTAAGGCCAGCAACACCGAAGAAACTGATTGTGCCACCTTTGCACCAAAAGGATAA
- a CDS encoding ABC transporter ATP-binding protein, which translates to MALTKTSLQVSGVTKTYGQDNNAVRALEEINLSVGEREFLAILGPSGCGKSTLLRIIGGLVEPSSGAVMAGGREIKEPGADRGMVFQSYTLFPWLTVEKNIEFGLKEKGVPAEQRKETAAKYIDLVGLMGFENSFPKALSGGMKQRVAIARALANDPEFLLLDEPFGALDTQTRSLMQELLMNVWEKSPKTIIFVTHDVEEAIFMADRVVVMTSRPGRVKEVINVDLPRPRDYHIKTDDMFLEYKRRAVELIREESIKAMNT; encoded by the coding sequence ATGGCACTAACAAAAACCAGTCTCCAGGTATCAGGGGTAACAAAAACATATGGTCAGGATAATAACGCGGTACGTGCTTTAGAAGAAATCAATCTTTCTGTGGGTGAACGAGAATTTCTGGCGATACTAGGCCCTTCGGGCTGCGGCAAGTCAACGCTGCTGAGAATTATTGGCGGCTTGGTGGAGCCCTCAAGCGGTGCCGTGATGGCGGGCGGCAGGGAAATTAAAGAACCCGGGGCAGACCGGGGTATGGTCTTCCAGTCCTATACCTTGTTTCCCTGGCTTACCGTGGAGAAAAACATAGAATTCGGCTTAAAGGAAAAAGGGGTTCCTGCAGAACAGCGAAAGGAAACCGCTGCCAAATATATTGATTTGGTAGGCTTAATGGGTTTCGAAAACAGTTTCCCCAAAGCGTTGTCCGGGGGCATGAAACAACGGGTGGCTATCGCCCGGGCTTTGGCCAACGACCCGGAATTTTTATTACTAGATGAGCCTTTCGGTGCGTTAGACACGCAGACGCGCAGTTTGATGCAGGAACTATTAATGAATGTCTGGGAAAAATCGCCGAAAACCATTATTTTTGTCACCCACGACGTAGAAGAGGCGATTTTTATGGCGGATAGGGTAGTGGTGATGACCTCCCGGCCCGGCAGGGTGAAAGAAGTAATCAATGTTGATTTGCCCCGGCCCAGGGATTACCATATTAAAACCGATGATATGTTCTTAGAATATAAGCGCCGGGCAGTAGAATTGATCAGGGAAGAAAGTATTAAGGCGATGAATACGTAA